A genome region from Triticum aestivum cultivar Chinese Spring chromosome 2B, IWGSC CS RefSeq v2.1, whole genome shotgun sequence includes the following:
- the LOC123043004 gene encoding probable magnesium transporter NIPA4, whose product MDGASAGDGGSASGGGRWYTGMSSDNIKGLVLAISSSLFIGASFIIKKKGLKKAASSSGGVRAGVGGYSYLYEPLWWVGMITMVVGEVANFVAYAFAPAILVTPLGALSIIISAVLAHVMLREKLHIFGILGCVLCVVGSTTIVLHAPQERQIESVTEVWDLATEPAFMCYVAVVLAIVALLVFKFVPLYGQTHVMVYIGVCSLVGSISVMSVKALGIALKLTFSGTNQLIYPQTWAFTMVVISCIITQMNYLNKALDTFNTAVVSPIYYTMFTSLTILASVIMFKDWDRQNPTQIVTEMCGFVTIFSGTFLLHKTKDMADGLSNSSSFRLPTISLARSFKQTDEYSEGVPLRSSDSFRSLH is encoded by the exons ATGGACGGCGCCTCGGCCGGCGACGGCGGGTCGGCGTCGGGGGGCGGGAGGTGGTACACGGGCATGTCGTCGGACAACATCAAGGGGCTGGTGTTGGCCATCTCCTCCAGCCTCTTCATCGGCGCCAGCTTCATCATCAAGAAGAAGGGCCTCAAgaaggccgcctcctcctccggcggcgtCAGGGCTG GGGTTGGTGGTTACTCTTATTTATATGAGCctctttggtgggttggcatgatAACAA tggttgttGGGGAAGTTGCAAATTTCGTAGCTTATGCCTTTGCGCCAGCCATTTTGGTTACTCCTCTTGGTGCTCTCAGCATAATCATCAG CGCTGTACTTGCACATGTAATGCTGCGTGAGAAGCTGCACATATTCGGCATTCTCGGATGCGTCCTATGTGTTGTGGGATCCACCACCATTGTCCTCCATGCCCCGCAAGAGCGTCAAATTGAGTCGGTGACAGAAGTTTGGGATCTGGCCACTGAACCAG CCTTCATGTGTTATGTGGCCGTAGTACTTGCTATTGTCGCTCTGCTTGTGTTCAAGTTTGTTCCGCTTTATGGCCAAACCCATGTCATGGTGTACATTGGTGTTTGCTCTCTCGTAGGTTCCATCTCG GTCATGAGTGTGAAAGCTCTTGGGATAGCTCTGAAGCTGACCTTTTCCGGAACGAACCAACTCATATATCCCCAGACATGGGCTTTTACTATGGTTGTCATCTCATGCATCATTACTCAAATGAATTACTTGAACAAG GCCCTTGACACATTTAACACAGCAGTTGTATCCCCCATATATTACACAATGTTCACATCTTTAACCATCTTGGCCAGTGTGATTATGTTCAAG GACTGGGACCGGCAAAATCCGACACAAATCGTTACAGAGATGTGTGGCTTCGTCACGATATTCTCGGGAACATTTCTACTTCACAAAACAAAGGACATGGCTGATG GGCTATCGAACTCTTCTTCATTCCGTCTTCCAACCATTTCATTGGCGCGGTCCTTCAAGCAGACAGATGAGTATAGCGAAGGGGTTCCTCTCAGATCATCGGACTCGTTCCGGTCACTGCATTGA